The DNA window TTGACAAAGGCACCGCACAGAAGCTCGTAAGTAAGGTAAGGGTACATCTGGAAAATCTATACAAGGCGCTGGGTCAGGCAATAGTCGCGGACAATTATATCTGCGGTGACGAGACCTATCAGAAAGTGCGGCTGCAGGTGGCAACTCCTTCGGGAAGAAAGATCAAGAAAGGCTACATATGGGTGTTCGTCGGCATGACAACCGGGCTTGTGTACTTCTTCTATGACGACGGCTCCCGCTCGGCCGAAGTCTTCGAGCAACACATAAAAGGCTTCAACGGAGCCTTCCAGTGCGACTATTACTCGGGATACCGGCATATCGGAATCGGTGGGATGAGCGGGATAAAACGCTTGCCATGCCTGCAGCACATCAAGCGAAAGTTTCTCGATCTGAAAGACAATCCAAAGGCGCAGGAAATAGCAAAGCTCTTCGGACTCCTTTACCACTTCGAGCATCAGCACCGCATAGGCAAAGACGGATGGACGGCGGGAAAGCACCTTGAGTGGAGACAACGATACTCCAAGGTGATGCTCGAGAAAATCCGCATGAGACTGACAGCAGTCAAAGACCGCATCGGCGTGCCACCCGACGACCCGCTGCTCGCCGCCACCGAACATGCACTCAAACAATGGGACGAGATACCACGCATCTTTGCCTCACCCACCTACAGACTCGACAACAACGAAGTCGAGCGAATCAACCGCTACATATCCCTGACCCGTCGCCGACTTACAATCGGCTCCCACTCCGGAGCCGAAGCCGCCGCCCTGTACCACTCTCTTGCGATCACCTGCCACCGCTGCGGAGTCAACGTCTTCGACTACTTCTGCGACATAATCGACCGATGTGCCGCATGGCCGCCAAACACCCCGATCGAAAAATACCGCGACCTGCTTCCCGACCGCTGGAAACTCTCACAAAAATAGCCGCCCAAAACCTGGACGGCTATTTTTTTAAGCTATACCTGCTGTCGCGGACGGTTGTACGGGTGTCCTGCACTTTGAGTTCGGCACCGCATTTGGGGCATGTGCATCCTTCAAGGCTGTCGCAGAGTGCACTCTTGCTTTGCCATTTGTGACCGCAGTCGGAGCAGGTGATGTTTCCTTTCTTTGTGCGGTATCCGATATGCTCAACGCAATGGGTGAATGCCCAATCTATCTGAGTTGCGGATATTGATTTGAGTGTGGTTGAAAGTCTTGCAACTTCTTTCTGCATCTTTGTCTTGGGTTTCATAGTCATGCGGTGTTAAAAGTCAAACAGACTGGGTTGAACATCTTGGGTTTTCTTTTCGGTGGTGGCTTTCTTGGCTTGGATAGGCTTTCTCATCTTCGCCATTTCCTCCTGCCTAAGTCGCTCAATGGCATCCTGCCGTGCCTGTTCCTTCTCTTCCTCGGTGAGTTCCACGGTGTGATTTACAACCACTTGACAGTTAATCGGATTGCCGACCTCTATCTGTACAACCATCCGCGATAGCATATTGACGAACTCCGAAAGAGAGTTGTATCTTTGTCGACAAAAAGAATCATGGGTTATAACAAGTCTTTGTCCGATGTCTATTCAGAGACATGGACGCGTTACAAGAATCAATGCGAGACAGACGGCTATATCGCATTGAACCGTTTCTGTGCCGGTACCGGCGTCAACGTCCAGCGGCTTTATGAGTGGCTTCGGCGCCGCAAAATCAGCATAAGCGATTATCAACGCAGTCTGCCGGAGAGACCGGATTCGTCGCGGGAAGGTGGCGGGCCGTTATTCCGGGAGGTTAAGGTTCCCGGTATTCAGGTTGCGGATGAGAGCCGGGATGTCGGTGCCACCAGTGTCGTGCGTGACGTGCACATCGAACTCGGTTGGGGCCGAGGCGTGAGTCTGGGAGAGATAAGCGCGGAGGGGCTGGCGCTTCTGGTGGATGTCATGACACGCAGGAGTGATGTGGAGTCTTGAGGCGGATATGCGGCTCTGGGTATGCCGGCAGCCGGTATCGATGCGCTACGGCATCCGGGGTCTGGCCCAGATGGTGTGGTCGTGGAAGGGGCATTCTCCGGCATCGGGCGATGTGTATGTGTTTTTCTCAAAGGACCGCAAGACCATGAAGGCGTTGAAATGGGATGGCGACGGATTTTTGATGTACACAAAAAGACTGTCGCGAGGCCGTTTCCGGGAGGTGCTCAAAAAGGGCGATGACGGCGTGCGCAGGCTCCAATGGGACGATTTCTATATGCTGATGAGGGGCCTCACGCCTGTGAAGGTGATGGTCGAAAATCGCTTCAGAATGGCCGTAAAATAAGGCTTAATAATTTGTTAATCAAATAAATAAATGGCGTGGAAAGTTGCAAATGTCAGATATTTTTTGTAACTTTACACCATGAAAAAGAACGAGTTGATAGAGTTTCTGCAACGTCAGATCGAGTTCCTTCAAGGGCGGCTCGACGAGGCGTTGGCCTCTGTCAGCTCGCTTACTTTATCCAATGAAAAGCTGCAGTCGACCAACGAGAAGCTTGTGGCGACTGTAGATGAACTGCGCAAGCAAATGGCCTCAATGGAGGAGGCTATGAAAGGCAAAAGTGCGGAACTGAGCAAAGAGAAAGCCGCGCGTCAGGCAGTGCAGCGTCTGCAGGGCTCGCCGTCGGAGCGTCAGAAGAAACCGGTGACGACTCCTGCCACATCCGAAACTCGACAGCAGAAGCCAGAGAAGAAACGTACCAACAACGGCGCCAAAAGGAAGACGCATCCGGAGTGTGAGGTGGAGACCATTATAGTGGAGCCTGACAATCCGGACTTCAATCCCGAGGCGGCGACGTTTATCGGCGAGTGCGATGTCGTGCGCTACGTCATGGAGCCGATGCGCTTCAAAAAAATTATCTACAAGGTCAGAAAATACGTGCAGGACGAGAAAATATACAAAGGTTCCGCACCCGCCACACCGCTGCTTAACTCGCAGTATACATCTTCCTTCATAGCCGGACTCGCCGAGCTACGCTATCTCCACTGCATGCCACTTGAAAATGCTGTCGAATACTTCCGTGCCCACGGCTTCGACCTTGACAAAGGCACCGCACAGAAGCTCGTAAGTAAGGTAAGGGTACATCTGGAAAATCTATACAAGGCGCTGGGTCAGGCAATAGTCGCGGACAATTATATCTGCGGTGACGAGACCTATCAGAAAGTGCGGCTGCAGGTGGCAACTCCTTCGGGAAGAAAGATCAAGAAAGGCTACATATGGGTGTTCGTCGGCATGACAACCGGGCTTGTGTACTTCTTCTATGACGACGGCTCCCGCTCGGCCGAAGTCTTCGAGCAACACATAAAAGGCTTCAACGGAGCCTTCCAGTGCGACTATTACTCGGGATACCGGCATATCGGAATCGGTGGGATGAGCGGGATAAAACGCTTGCCATGCCTGCAGCACATCAAGCGAAAGTTTCTCGATCTGAAAGACAATCCAAAGGCGCAGGAAATAGCAAAGCTCTTCGGACTCCTTTACCACTTCGAGCATCAGCACCGCATAGGCAAAGACGGATGGACGGCGGGAAAGCACCTTGAGTGGAGACAACGATACTCCAAGGTGATGCTCGAGAAAATCCGCATGAGACTGACAGCAGTCAAAGACCGCATCGGCGTGCCACCCGACGACCCGCTGCTCGCCGCCACCGAACATGCACTCAAACAATGGGACGAGATACCACGCATCTTTGCCTCACCCACCTACAGACTCGACAACAACGAAGTCGAGCGAATCAACCGCTACATATCCCTGACCCGTCGCCGACTTACAATCGGCTCCCACTCCGGAGCCGAAGCCGCCGCCCTGTACCACTCTCTTGCGATCACCTGCCACCGCTGCGGAGTCAACGTCTTCGACTACTTCTGCGACATAATCGACCGATGTGCCGCATGGCCGCCAAACACCCCGATCGAAAAATACCGCGACCTGCTTCCCGACCGCTGGAAACTCTCACAAAAATAGCCGCCCAAAACCTGGACGGCTATTTTTTTAAGCTATACCTGCTGTCGCGGACGGTTGTACCTCTATCTCGGCTTCCTCGTAAAAGTGGACTGCCATTCCATAAATCTCCGCATCAGCAAAGCCGTTGCATCCGCTCTTCTTGACCTCGTTGATGATATATGTCACGCAGTCCTCAACCGATTTTGAGGGATTGGCGAACTTGATGGCGAAAAGAGAGTCATTCTTTGCCTTGTTCTCCAGATACTGACGGATTGTGTCCGTGAAGGCGTTTGTGCCTTTGTAAGTTCCGTTGCTTGCCATAGTCGTAATATTTTAGAGTGTTAATATCCAATAGATTATCATAAGGGTAGTAATGATTGAGATAACCCAACCCACACCTCGGAATATCGGCTTTACAATCGCCCACATCAGCAAACCAATCAAAGTAGCGAGGATAATTCCAATCACCTTAGCAATCTTTTTTAATGCGGTTTGAGCTGGTGAAGGAGTGAAGCTCGAATTTCTAATATGTCTGTTATTCAGTGTCATAAAGCGATATTTTTTTAATGCGTATAATCGCAGTTTGAAGTTTGTTCGCTCGATGAACTCTCCGCGTGACGGAAGCAAAGGGATGTTCGCCACTTGGCAGAAAAAATACGAGCTGACCGCAGGGAAGTCTGGAGATTTTTTCTACCGAATGGCAAAGAATATCCCGTTCCGGCACGTTCATCGCCACGAGCGAACACACTTTCAAACTCAGCTTATAATCAGCATGAAAGTTGAGCGGGCAACGCCTGTAAGGTGACACTGAATGACAGACATACTGAAATGAAATTCCCCTCTAAAATCATGGAACTGTCTCGTAAGAGCAATAATGCCTCCAACAAAATTCAGAATGAAAAAACTGCTTCGCAGAATAGCTTTGCCCAACCCCGGAAAGGCGAGTCTATGCGTGTAACAGTGAGGCACGAACCGTGGAGCGTATTGTCTCGCCCCGTGGGTTGCTGACAAGCGGAGGGTGGCGTGGCGGTCGTATAAATCTTCTCAGGCAACGGCGCCCGGAACACGGGCATAGCCGGAAAGTCTTGTGGCCGCGCGTCAGCGTATCGCCACGAGGCGTTGGCTATGCCCGGTGTTCAGCCGTTGCCCATAGGCGTATGCGGACAATGGGTGTCAGGCGAAGCCCGTCACCTTTTGTCGGCATAACGCCGCCAACCCGAAAGACCGCCACACCTCTCTCTGCTTTAGAATAGACTTTAGAATAGACAGCGGCAAAAACAACTTTTTATGGATTACATTTGTTGTAATCCAAAATAAAGTGTTATCTTTGCGAAATAAATAACACTTCGTGTAACTTGAATAATATGGATGGAAATAGAATTCCAAAACAAGAAACTCAGAAAGTTGGCTGAAAATGAGCGCAAATGTCGTAAAGAATTGGGTGAACGCAGGGCAACCTTGTTTCTTCAACGCATAGACGATCTTGTCAATGCCAATACTCTTGAGGATGTAAGGTATCTGCCGGGCAATTACCATGAACTTTCAGCAAATAGGAAAGGACAATGGGCTTGTGATCTGGACCAGCCTTACAGATTGATATTTCAGCCGTTGGAAAACCCATACCCACCGATGACAACGGAGGATATATCTGGGTGAAGATAATCGGTGTGGAAATCATGGAAATTACCAATTACCACGGCAAATAAGTTTCATGAACATTAGACATGAATTGATTATGGCAACTTCAAAATTTATTCCGTCAGTGGCTTTTCACCCCGGCGTTACTTTGGCAGAGAAGCTGAAGGAGATCGACATGAGCATAAAGGAGTTTGCCCTCCGCGCGTCAAAGCCTGAGAAAACCATCCACGCTGTCATAAAGGGGGAAAGCTCCGTCACATCTGACATGGCTGTGGCATTTGAGAGCGTGACACGGATTCCAGCGCACTTCTGGCTCAACAAGCAGCGCAACTACGACGAATACCAAGCCCGTGCAAGAAAGGAGGCAACAATAGAGGAGGCCAGCGAATGGGCCAAGTGCTTTCCCTACGCCCAGATGGTAAAGTTAGGGTGGATTGAGCCGGTCAAGACTCCGCAGGAAAAAGCAAAATCCCTTCTCTCATTCTTCCAGATAAGTTCGGTAAAGGCATGGGAGGACTATTATCTCAACCAAAAGCTGAAGATTGCCTTCCGCATATCCCTTGCCCACACCAAAGATCCTCACTCGGTGTCGGCATGGCTCCGCCAAGGAGAGCTTCAGGCCGCTGAAATGAAAACCCCGGATTATTCCGAAGCCAAGTTGAAAGATCTCATACATCAATTGAAATCGGTTATGATCTATCAGCCGTCAGACCTCGCTTCAAAGGTGCGGGAGCTATGTGCCGAAGCCGGCGTAAAACTTGTATATACTCCGTGCCTGCAGAAAGCCCCTGTGGGCGGTTCCACCCGTTGGATAAACGGTACTCCATGCATACAGATCAGTGGGCGACACAAGCGTTATGATATATTTTGGTTCACTCTGTTTCACGAAATAGGTCATATACTACTGCATGGAAAGAAGGACATTTTTCTTGAAGATGACTGCCACACTGAAGATGAGCAGAAAAAGGAGAACGAGGCAAATCAGTTTTCGTCACACGTGCTTCTTTCAAGAGCGGATGAGGATGAGATAATTCGCAATGGCGTATTTACGCCTGATG is part of the Duncaniella dubosii genome and encodes:
- the tnpC gene encoding IS66 family transposase, giving the protein MKKNELIEFLQRQIEFLQGRLDEALASVSSLTLSNEKLQSTNEKLVATVDELRKQMASMEEAMKGKSAELSKEKAARQAVQRLQGSPSERQKKPVTTPATSETRQQKPEKKRTNNGAKRKTHPECEVETIIVEPDSPDFNPEAATFIGECDVVRYVMEPMRFKKIIYKVRKYVQDEKIYKGSAPATPLLNSQYTSSFIAGLAELRYLHCMPLENAVEYFRAHGFDLDKGTAQKLVSKVRVHLENLYKALGQAIVADNYICGDETYQKVRLQVATPSGRKIKKGYIWVFVGMTTGLVYFFYDDGSRSAEVFEQHIKGFNGAFQCDYYSGYRHIGIGGMSGIKRLPCLQHIKRKFLDLKDNPKAQEIAKLFGLLYHFEHQHRIGKDGWTAGKHLEWRQRYSKVMLEKIRMRLTAVKDRIGVPPDDPLLAATEHALKQWDEIPRIFASPTYRLDNNEVERINRYISLTRRRLTIGSHSGAEAAALYHSLAITCHRCGVNVFDYFCDIIDRCAAWPPNTPIEKYRDLLPDRWKLSQK
- a CDS encoding Cas9 inhibitor AcrIIA9 family protein; translation: MELTEEEKEQARQDAIERLRQEEMAKMRKPIQAKKATTEKKTQDVQPSLFDF
- the tnpB gene encoding IS66 family insertion sequence element accessory protein TnpB (TnpB, as the term is used for proteins encoded by IS66 family insertion elements, is considered an accessory protein, since TnpC, encoded by a neighboring gene, is a DDE family transposase.) — encoded protein: MWSLEADMRLWVCRQPVSMRYGIRGLAQMVWSWKGHSPASGDVYVFFSKDRKTMKALKWDGDGFLMYTKRLSRGRFREVLKKGDDGVRRLQWDDFYMLMRGLTPVKVMVENRFRMAVK
- the tnpC gene encoding IS66 family transposase, coding for MKKNELIEFLQRQIEFLQGRLDEALASVSSLTLSNEKLQSTNEKLVATVDELRKQMASMEEAMKGKSAELSKEKAARQAVQRLQGSPSERQKKPVTTPATSETRQQKPEKKRTNNGAKRKTHPECEVETIIVEPDNPDFNPEAATFIGECDVVRYVMEPMRFKKIIYKVRKYVQDEKIYKGSAPATPLLNSQYTSSFIAGLAELRYLHCMPLENAVEYFRAHGFDLDKGTAQKLVSKVRVHLENLYKALGQAIVADNYICGDETYQKVRLQVATPSGRKIKKGYIWVFVGMTTGLVYFFYDDGSRSAEVFEQHIKGFNGAFQCDYYSGYRHIGIGGMSGIKRLPCLQHIKRKFLDLKDNPKAQEIAKLFGLLYHFEHQHRIGKDGWTAGKHLEWRQRYSKVMLEKIRMRLTAVKDRIGVPPDDPLLAATEHALKQWDEIPRIFASPTYRLDNNEVERINRYISLTRRRLTIGSHSGAEAAALYHSLAITCHRCGVNVFDYFCDIIDRCAAWPPNTPIEKYRDLLPDRWKLSQK
- a CDS encoding type II toxin-antitoxin system RelE/ParE family toxin, which produces MEIEFQNKKLRKLAENERKCRKELGERRATLFLQRIDDLVNANTLEDVRYLPGNYHELSANRKGQWACDLDQPYRLIFQPLENPYPPMTTEDISG
- a CDS encoding ImmA/IrrE family metallo-endopeptidase; the encoded protein is MATSKFIPSVAFHPGVTLAEKLKEIDMSIKEFALRASKPEKTIHAVIKGESSVTSDMAVAFESVTRIPAHFWLNKQRNYDEYQARARKEATIEEASEWAKCFPYAQMVKLGWIEPVKTPQEKAKSLLSFFQISSVKAWEDYYLNQKLKIAFRISLAHTKDPHSVSAWLRQGELQAAEMKTPDYSEAKLKDLIHQLKSVMIYQPSDLASKVRELCAEAGVKLVYTPCLQKAPVGGSTRWINGTPCIQISGRHKRYDIFWFTLFHEIGHILLHGKKDIFLEDDCHTEDEQKKENEANQFSSHVLLSRADEDEIIRNGVFTPDAIKEYADRFNTHPSVIVGRLQHHKVIPYTKNSDMLLPIDLFR